A portion of the Suricata suricatta isolate VVHF042 chromosome 11, meerkat_22Aug2017_6uvM2_HiC, whole genome shotgun sequence genome contains these proteins:
- the DGKZ gene encoding diacylglycerol kinase zeta isoform X3 has product METFFRRHFQRKVPGPGEGQRRPSSIGLPTGKVRRRSPAGQASSSLAQRRRSSAQLHGCLLSCGVGARGAGRRRRSSTAPPACNPRFTVDEAPTPQPAGVGAQLLGTPLLLAGLLGTNEEKEDVTAAPLSDTQPGARTPGPSSHHRGPLLPVPPCLRRRRRASSHLLPADVVYDHALWGLHGYYRRLSQQRSPGQHLGPGGRRASGTTAGSVTPARVRPLSRRRQVALRRKAAGPQTWSALLAKAITKSGLQHLAPPPPAPGALCSEPERQIRSTVDWSESATYGEHIWFETNVSGDFCYVGEQYCVAKMLKSVSRRKCAACKIVVHTPCIEQLEKINFRCKPSFRESGSRNIREPTFVRHHWVHRRRQDGKCRHCGKGFQQKFAFHSKEIVAISCSWCKQAYHSKVSCFMLQQIEEPCSLGVHAAVVIPPTWILRARRPQNTLKASKKKKRASFKRKSSKKGPEEGRWRPFVIRPTPSPLMKPLLVFVNPKSGGNQGAKIIQSFLWYLNPRQVFDLSQGGPKEALEMYRKVHNLRILACGGDGTVGWILSTLDQLRLKPPPPVAILPLGTGNDLARTLNWGGGYTDEPVSKILSHVEEGNVVQLDRWDLRAEPNPDAGPEERDEGATDRLPLDVFNNYFSLGFDAHVTLEFHESREANPEKFNSRFRNKMFYAGTAFSDFLMGSSKDLAKHIRVVCDGTDLTPKIQDLKPQCIVFLNIPRYCAGTMPWGHPGEHHDFEPQRHDDGYLEVIGFTMTSLAALQVGGHGERLTQCREVVLTTSKAIPVQVDGEPCKLAASRIRIALRNQATMVQKAKRRSTAPLHSDQQPVPEQLRIRVSRVSMHDYEALHYDKEQLKEASVPLGTVVVPGDSDLELCRAHIERLQQEHEGAGAKSPTCQILSPKWCFLDATTASRFYRIDRAQEHLNYVTEIAQDEIYILDPELLGASARPDLPTPTSPLPTSPCSPTLRSLPGDAAPPKGEELIEAAKRNNFCKLQELHRAGGDLMHRDEQSRTLLHHAVSTGSKEVVRYLLDHAPPEILDAVEENGETCLHQAAALGQRTICHYIVEAGASLMKTDQQGDTPRQRAEKAQDTELAAYLENRQHYQMIQREDQETAV; this is encoded by the exons ATGGAGACCTTCTTTAGGAGACACTTCCAGAGGaaggtgccaggccctggggaggggcagcggcGGCCCAGCAGCATAGGGCTGCCCACGGGCAAGGTGCGGCGCCGCTCTCCGGCCGGCCAGGCCTCATCCTCACTGGCACAGCGGCGCCGCTCCAGCGCACAGCTCCACGGCTGCCTCCTGAGCTGCGGGGTGGGGGCTCGGGGCGCCGGCCGGAGGCGGCGCTCCAGCACCGCGCCCCCTGCCTGCAACCCCCGCTTCACTGTGGATGAGGCGCCCACCCCGCAGCCTGCTGGTGTTGGGGCGCAGCTTCTGGGCACACCCCTGCTGTTGGCTGGGCTTCTAGGCACAAACGAGGAGAAGGAAGACGTGACAGCTGCGCCATTGAGTGATACCCAGCCAGGGGCCAGGACACCAGGGCCATCCTCGCACCACCGGGGGCCTCTGCTGCCTGTGCCTCCCTGCCTGCGCCGTCGCAGGCGTgcctcctcccacctgctccctgctGATGTGGTGTATGACCATGCCCTCTGGGGCCTGCATGGTTACTACAGGCGCCTCAGCCAGCAGCGGTCCCCTGGCCAGCACCTTGGTCCTGGGGGCCGAAGAGCCTCAGGCACCACAGCTGGCTCTGTCACGCCTGCTCGAGTGCGCCCACTGTCCCGCAGGCGTCAGGTAGCCCTCCGGCGCAAGGCAGCGGGACCCCAGACCTGGAGTGCCCTGCTTGC GAAAGCCATCACCAAGTCGGGCCTCCAGCACCTGgcaccccctcctcctgctcccggGGCCCTGTGCAGCGAGCCAGAGCGGCAGATCAGGAGCACTGTGGACTGGAGT GAGTCTGCGACGTATGGGGAGCACATCTGGTTCGAGACCAACGTGTCAGGGGACTTCTGCTATGTTGGGGAGCAGTACTGTGTAGCAAAGATGCTG AAATCAGTGTCCCGGAGAAAGTGTGCAGCCTGCAAGATCGTGGTGCACACCCCCTGCATTGAGCAGCTGGAGAAG ATAAATTTCCGCTGTAAGCCGTCCTTCCGTGAGTCAGGCTCCAGGAACATCCGTGAG CCAACCTTTGTACGCCACCACTGGGTACACAGGCGACGCCAGGATGGCAAGTGTCGGCACTGTGGGAAG GGCTTCCAGCAGAAGTTTGCCTTCCACAGCAAGGAGATCGTGGCCATCAGTTGTTCCTGGTGCAAGCAAGCA TACCACAGCAAGGTGTCCTGCTTCATGCTGCAGCAGATCGAGGAGCCGTGCTCCCTGGGGGTCCATGCTGCCGTGGTCATCCCGCCCACCTGGATCCTCCGCGCTCGAAGGCCCCAG AATACTCTCAAGgcaagcaagaagaaaaagagagcatcCTTTAAGAGGAAATCTAGCAAGAAGGGGCCAGAG GAGGGCCGCTGGAGACCCTTCGTCATCAGGCCCACCCCGTCCCCCCTCATGAAGCCCCTGCTGGTGTTTGTGAACCCCAAGAGTGGGGGCAACCAG GGCGCTAAGATCATCCAGTCCTTCCTGTGGTATCTCAATCCCCGACAAGTCTTTGACCTGAGCCAGGGAGGGCCCAAGGAGGC GCTGGAGATGTACCGCAAAGTGCACAACCTGCGGATCCTGGCGTGCGGAGGCGACGGCACG GTCGGCTGGATCCTCTCCACCCTGGACCAGCTGCGCTTAAAACCACCTCCGCCCGTGGCCATTCTGCCCCTGGGCACTGGCAATGACTTGGCCCGTACCCTCAACTGGGGTGGG GGCTACACGGATGAGCCCGTGTCCAAGATCCTCTCCCACGTGGAGGAAGGGAATGTGGTGCAGCTGGACCGCTGGGACCTCCGTGCTGAGCCCAaccccgacgcggggcccgaggAGCGTGATGAGGGCGCCACTGACCGG CTGCCCCTGGATGTCTTCAACAACTACTTCAGCCTGGGCTTCGATGCCCATGTCACCCTGGAGTTTCATGAGTCTCGAG AGGCCAACCCGGAGAAATTCAACAGCCGCTTTCGGAATAAGATGTTCTACGCCGGG ACAGCCTTCTCCGACTTCCTGATGGGCAGCTCTAAGGACTTGGCCAAGCACATCCGAGTGGTG TGTGATGGAACTGACCTGACCCCCAAGATTCAGGACCTGAAACCCCAGTGCATTGTTTTCCTGAATATCcccag GTACTGCGCAGGCACCATGCCCTGGGGCCACCCTGGGGAGCaccatgactttgagccccagcGGCATGATGATGGCTACCTCGAGGTCATTGGCTTTACCATGACGTCCCTG GCAGCGCTGCAGGTGGGCGGGCACGGCGAGCGGCTGACACAGTGCCGTGAGGTGGTGCTCACCACGTCCAAGGCCATCCCGGTGCAGGTGGATGGTGAGCCCTGCAAGCTCGCAGCCTCGCGTATTCGCATCGCCTTGCGCAACCAGGCCACCATGGTGCAGAAGGCCAAGCGGCGGAGCACCGCCCCCCTGCATAGCGA CCAGCAGCCCGTGCCCGAGCAGCTACGGATCCGGGTGAGCAGAGTCAGCATGCACGACTACGAGGCCCTGCATTACGATAAGGAGCAGCTCAAGGAGGCCT CCGTGCCGCTGGGCACCGTGGTGGTCCCAGGAGACAGCGACCTAGAGCTCTGCCGGGCCCACATCGAGAGGCTccagcag GAGCATGAAGGTGCTGGAGCCAAGTCCCCCACCTGCCAGATACTGTCCCCCAAGTGGTGCTTCCTGGACG CCACCACTGCCAGCCGCTTCTACAGGATTGACCGGGCCCAG GAACACCTCAACTACGTGACTGAGATCGCACAGGATGAGATTTATATCCTGGACCCCGAGCTGCTGGGGGCATCAGCCCGGCCTGACCTCCCAacccccacttcccctcttcccacctccccgTGCTCACCCACACTCCG GTCACTGCCGGGGGATGCGGCACCCCCTAAAG GTGAAGAGCTGATTGAGGCTGCCAAGAGGAACAACTTCTGTAAG CTCCAGGAGCTGCACCGAGCTGGGGGTGACCTCATGCACCGGGACGAGCAGAGCCGCACACTCCTGCACCATGCCGTCAGCACGGGCAGCAAGGAAGTGGTCCGCTACCTGCTGGACCACG cGCCCCCAGAGATCCTTGATGCTGTGGAGGAGAA TGGGGAGACCTGTCTGCACCAGGCGGCGGCCCTGGGCCAGCGTACCATCTGCCACTACATCGTGGAGGCTGGGGCCTCTCTCATGAAGACAGACCAGCAG GGTGACACCCCGCGGCAGCGGGCCGAGAAGGCTCAGGACACGGAGCTGGCTGCCTACCTGGAGAACCGGCAGCACTACCAGATGATCCAGCGGGAGGACCAAGAGACGGCCGTGTAG
- the DGKZ gene encoding diacylglycerol kinase zeta isoform X2, with translation METFFRRHFQRKVPGPGEGQRRPSSIGLPTGKVRRRSPAGQASSSLAQRRRSSAQLHGCLLSCGVGARGAGRRRRSSTAPPACNPRFTVDEAPTPQPAGVGAQLLGTPLLLAGLLGTNEEKEDVTAAPLSDTQPGARTPGPSSHHRGPLLPVPPCLRRRRRASSHLLPADVVYDHALWGLHGYYRRLSQQRSPGQHLGPGGRRASGTTAGSVTPARVRPLSRRRQVALRRKAAGPQTWSALLAKAITKSGLQHLAPPPPAPGALCSEPERQIRSTVDWSESATYGEHIWFETNVSGDFCYVGEQYCVAKMLQKSVSRRKCAACKIVVHTPCIEQLEKINFRCKPSFRESGSRNIREPTFVRHHWVHRRRQDGKCRHCGKGFQQKFAFHSKEIVAISCSWCKQAYHSKVSCFMLQQIEEPCSLGVHAAVVIPPTWILRARRPQNTLKASKKKKRASFKRKSSKKGPEEGRWRPFVIRPTPSPLMKPLLVFVNPKSGGNQGAKIIQSFLWYLNPRQVFDLSQGGPKEALEMYRKVHNLRILACGGDGTVGWILSTLDQLRLKPPPPVAILPLGTGNDLARTLNWGGGYTDEPVSKILSHVEEGNVVQLDRWDLRAEPNPDAGPEERDEGATDRLPLDVFNNYFSLGFDAHVTLEFHESREANPEKFNSRFRNKMFYAGTAFSDFLMGSSKDLAKHIRVVCDGTDLTPKIQDLKPQCIVFLNIPRYCAGTMPWGHPGEHHDFEPQRHDDGYLEVIGFTMTSLAALQVGGHGERLTQCREVVLTTSKAIPVQVDGEPCKLAASRIRIALRNQATMVQKAKRRSTAPLHSDQQPVPEQLRIRVSRVSMHDYEALHYDKEQLKEASVPLGTVVVPGDSDLELCRAHIERLQQEHEGAGAKSPTCQILSPKWCFLDATTASRFYRIDRAQEHLNYVTEIAQDEIYILDPELLGASARPDLPTPTSPLPTSPCSPTLRSLPGDAAPPKGEELIEAAKRNNFCKLQELHRAGGDLMHRDEQSRTLLHHAVSTGSKEVVRYLLDHAPPEILDAVEENGETCLHQAAALGQRTICHYIVEAGASLMKTDQQGDTPRQRAEKAQDTELAAYLENRQHYQMIQREDQETAV, from the exons ATGGAGACCTTCTTTAGGAGACACTTCCAGAGGaaggtgccaggccctggggaggggcagcggcGGCCCAGCAGCATAGGGCTGCCCACGGGCAAGGTGCGGCGCCGCTCTCCGGCCGGCCAGGCCTCATCCTCACTGGCACAGCGGCGCCGCTCCAGCGCACAGCTCCACGGCTGCCTCCTGAGCTGCGGGGTGGGGGCTCGGGGCGCCGGCCGGAGGCGGCGCTCCAGCACCGCGCCCCCTGCCTGCAACCCCCGCTTCACTGTGGATGAGGCGCCCACCCCGCAGCCTGCTGGTGTTGGGGCGCAGCTTCTGGGCACACCCCTGCTGTTGGCTGGGCTTCTAGGCACAAACGAGGAGAAGGAAGACGTGACAGCTGCGCCATTGAGTGATACCCAGCCAGGGGCCAGGACACCAGGGCCATCCTCGCACCACCGGGGGCCTCTGCTGCCTGTGCCTCCCTGCCTGCGCCGTCGCAGGCGTgcctcctcccacctgctccctgctGATGTGGTGTATGACCATGCCCTCTGGGGCCTGCATGGTTACTACAGGCGCCTCAGCCAGCAGCGGTCCCCTGGCCAGCACCTTGGTCCTGGGGGCCGAAGAGCCTCAGGCACCACAGCTGGCTCTGTCACGCCTGCTCGAGTGCGCCCACTGTCCCGCAGGCGTCAGGTAGCCCTCCGGCGCAAGGCAGCGGGACCCCAGACCTGGAGTGCCCTGCTTGC GAAAGCCATCACCAAGTCGGGCCTCCAGCACCTGgcaccccctcctcctgctcccggGGCCCTGTGCAGCGAGCCAGAGCGGCAGATCAGGAGCACTGTGGACTGGAGT GAGTCTGCGACGTATGGGGAGCACATCTGGTTCGAGACCAACGTGTCAGGGGACTTCTGCTATGTTGGGGAGCAGTACTGTGTAGCAAAGATGCTG CAGAAATCAGTGTCCCGGAGAAAGTGTGCAGCCTGCAAGATCGTGGTGCACACCCCCTGCATTGAGCAGCTGGAGAAG ATAAATTTCCGCTGTAAGCCGTCCTTCCGTGAGTCAGGCTCCAGGAACATCCGTGAG CCAACCTTTGTACGCCACCACTGGGTACACAGGCGACGCCAGGATGGCAAGTGTCGGCACTGTGGGAAG GGCTTCCAGCAGAAGTTTGCCTTCCACAGCAAGGAGATCGTGGCCATCAGTTGTTCCTGGTGCAAGCAAGCA TACCACAGCAAGGTGTCCTGCTTCATGCTGCAGCAGATCGAGGAGCCGTGCTCCCTGGGGGTCCATGCTGCCGTGGTCATCCCGCCCACCTGGATCCTCCGCGCTCGAAGGCCCCAG AATACTCTCAAGgcaagcaagaagaaaaagagagcatcCTTTAAGAGGAAATCTAGCAAGAAGGGGCCAGAG GAGGGCCGCTGGAGACCCTTCGTCATCAGGCCCACCCCGTCCCCCCTCATGAAGCCCCTGCTGGTGTTTGTGAACCCCAAGAGTGGGGGCAACCAG GGCGCTAAGATCATCCAGTCCTTCCTGTGGTATCTCAATCCCCGACAAGTCTTTGACCTGAGCCAGGGAGGGCCCAAGGAGGC GCTGGAGATGTACCGCAAAGTGCACAACCTGCGGATCCTGGCGTGCGGAGGCGACGGCACG GTCGGCTGGATCCTCTCCACCCTGGACCAGCTGCGCTTAAAACCACCTCCGCCCGTGGCCATTCTGCCCCTGGGCACTGGCAATGACTTGGCCCGTACCCTCAACTGGGGTGGG GGCTACACGGATGAGCCCGTGTCCAAGATCCTCTCCCACGTGGAGGAAGGGAATGTGGTGCAGCTGGACCGCTGGGACCTCCGTGCTGAGCCCAaccccgacgcggggcccgaggAGCGTGATGAGGGCGCCACTGACCGG CTGCCCCTGGATGTCTTCAACAACTACTTCAGCCTGGGCTTCGATGCCCATGTCACCCTGGAGTTTCATGAGTCTCGAG AGGCCAACCCGGAGAAATTCAACAGCCGCTTTCGGAATAAGATGTTCTACGCCGGG ACAGCCTTCTCCGACTTCCTGATGGGCAGCTCTAAGGACTTGGCCAAGCACATCCGAGTGGTG TGTGATGGAACTGACCTGACCCCCAAGATTCAGGACCTGAAACCCCAGTGCATTGTTTTCCTGAATATCcccag GTACTGCGCAGGCACCATGCCCTGGGGCCACCCTGGGGAGCaccatgactttgagccccagcGGCATGATGATGGCTACCTCGAGGTCATTGGCTTTACCATGACGTCCCTG GCAGCGCTGCAGGTGGGCGGGCACGGCGAGCGGCTGACACAGTGCCGTGAGGTGGTGCTCACCACGTCCAAGGCCATCCCGGTGCAGGTGGATGGTGAGCCCTGCAAGCTCGCAGCCTCGCGTATTCGCATCGCCTTGCGCAACCAGGCCACCATGGTGCAGAAGGCCAAGCGGCGGAGCACCGCCCCCCTGCATAGCGA CCAGCAGCCCGTGCCCGAGCAGCTACGGATCCGGGTGAGCAGAGTCAGCATGCACGACTACGAGGCCCTGCATTACGATAAGGAGCAGCTCAAGGAGGCCT CCGTGCCGCTGGGCACCGTGGTGGTCCCAGGAGACAGCGACCTAGAGCTCTGCCGGGCCCACATCGAGAGGCTccagcag GAGCATGAAGGTGCTGGAGCCAAGTCCCCCACCTGCCAGATACTGTCCCCCAAGTGGTGCTTCCTGGACG CCACCACTGCCAGCCGCTTCTACAGGATTGACCGGGCCCAG GAACACCTCAACTACGTGACTGAGATCGCACAGGATGAGATTTATATCCTGGACCCCGAGCTGCTGGGGGCATCAGCCCGGCCTGACCTCCCAacccccacttcccctcttcccacctccccgTGCTCACCCACACTCCG GTCACTGCCGGGGGATGCGGCACCCCCTAAAG GTGAAGAGCTGATTGAGGCTGCCAAGAGGAACAACTTCTGTAAG CTCCAGGAGCTGCACCGAGCTGGGGGTGACCTCATGCACCGGGACGAGCAGAGCCGCACACTCCTGCACCATGCCGTCAGCACGGGCAGCAAGGAAGTGGTCCGCTACCTGCTGGACCACG cGCCCCCAGAGATCCTTGATGCTGTGGAGGAGAA TGGGGAGACCTGTCTGCACCAGGCGGCGGCCCTGGGCCAGCGTACCATCTGCCACTACATCGTGGAGGCTGGGGCCTCTCTCATGAAGACAGACCAGCAG GGTGACACCCCGCGGCAGCGGGCCGAGAAGGCTCAGGACACGGAGCTGGCTGCCTACCTGGAGAACCGGCAGCACTACCAGATGATCCAGCGGGAGGACCAAGAGACGGCCGTGTAG
- the DGKZ gene encoding diacylglycerol kinase zeta isoform X4, translating to MEPRDGSPEARSSDSESASASSSGSERDAGPEPDKAPRRLNKRRFPGLRLFGHRKAITKSGLQHLAPPPPAPGALCSEPERQIRSTVDWSESATYGEHIWFETNVSGDFCYVGEQYCVAKMLQKSVSRRKCAACKIVVHTPCIEQLEKINFRCKPSFRESGSRNIREPTFVRHHWVHRRRQDGKCRHCGKGFQQKFAFHSKEIVAISCSWCKQAYHSKVSCFMLQQIEEPCSLGVHAAVVIPPTWILRARRPQNTLKASKKKKRASFKRKSSKKGPEEGRWRPFVIRPTPSPLMKPLLVFVNPKSGGNQGAKIIQSFLWYLNPRQVFDLSQGGPKEALEMYRKVHNLRILACGGDGTVGWILSTLDQLRLKPPPPVAILPLGTGNDLARTLNWGGGYTDEPVSKILSHVEEGNVVQLDRWDLRAEPNPDAGPEERDEGATDRLPLDVFNNYFSLGFDAHVTLEFHESREANPEKFNSRFRNKMFYAGTAFSDFLMGSSKDLAKHIRVVCDGTDLTPKIQDLKPQCIVFLNIPRYCAGTMPWGHPGEHHDFEPQRHDDGYLEVIGFTMTSLAALQVGGHGERLTQCREVVLTTSKAIPVQVDGEPCKLAASRIRIALRNQATMVQKAKRRSTAPLHSDQQPVPEQLRIRVSRVSMHDYEALHYDKEQLKEASVPLGTVVVPGDSDLELCRAHIERLQQEHEGAGAKSPTCQILSPKWCFLDATTASRFYRIDRAQEHLNYVTEIAQDEIYILDPELLGASARPDLPTPTSPLPTSPCSPTLRSLPGDAAPPKGEELIEAAKRNNFCKLQELHRAGGDLMHRDEQSRTLLHHAVSTGSKEVVRYLLDHAPPEILDAVEENGETCLHQAAALGQRTICHYIVEAGASLMKTDQQGDTPRQRAEKAQDTELAAYLENRQHYQMIQREDQETAV from the exons ATGGAGCCGCGGGACGGCAGCCCCGAGGCCCGGAGCAGCGACTCGGAGTCGGCCTCCGCCTCGTCCAGCGGCTCCGAGCGCGACGCCGGTCCCGAGCCGGACAAGGCGCCACGGCGCCTCAACAAGCGGCGCTTCCCAGGGCTGCGGCTCTTCGGGCACAG GAAAGCCATCACCAAGTCGGGCCTCCAGCACCTGgcaccccctcctcctgctcccggGGCCCTGTGCAGCGAGCCAGAGCGGCAGATCAGGAGCACTGTGGACTGGAGT GAGTCTGCGACGTATGGGGAGCACATCTGGTTCGAGACCAACGTGTCAGGGGACTTCTGCTATGTTGGGGAGCAGTACTGTGTAGCAAAGATGCTG CAGAAATCAGTGTCCCGGAGAAAGTGTGCAGCCTGCAAGATCGTGGTGCACACCCCCTGCATTGAGCAGCTGGAGAAG ATAAATTTCCGCTGTAAGCCGTCCTTCCGTGAGTCAGGCTCCAGGAACATCCGTGAG CCAACCTTTGTACGCCACCACTGGGTACACAGGCGACGCCAGGATGGCAAGTGTCGGCACTGTGGGAAG GGCTTCCAGCAGAAGTTTGCCTTCCACAGCAAGGAGATCGTGGCCATCAGTTGTTCCTGGTGCAAGCAAGCA TACCACAGCAAGGTGTCCTGCTTCATGCTGCAGCAGATCGAGGAGCCGTGCTCCCTGGGGGTCCATGCTGCCGTGGTCATCCCGCCCACCTGGATCCTCCGCGCTCGAAGGCCCCAG AATACTCTCAAGgcaagcaagaagaaaaagagagcatcCTTTAAGAGGAAATCTAGCAAGAAGGGGCCAGAG GAGGGCCGCTGGAGACCCTTCGTCATCAGGCCCACCCCGTCCCCCCTCATGAAGCCCCTGCTGGTGTTTGTGAACCCCAAGAGTGGGGGCAACCAG GGCGCTAAGATCATCCAGTCCTTCCTGTGGTATCTCAATCCCCGACAAGTCTTTGACCTGAGCCAGGGAGGGCCCAAGGAGGC GCTGGAGATGTACCGCAAAGTGCACAACCTGCGGATCCTGGCGTGCGGAGGCGACGGCACG GTCGGCTGGATCCTCTCCACCCTGGACCAGCTGCGCTTAAAACCACCTCCGCCCGTGGCCATTCTGCCCCTGGGCACTGGCAATGACTTGGCCCGTACCCTCAACTGGGGTGGG GGCTACACGGATGAGCCCGTGTCCAAGATCCTCTCCCACGTGGAGGAAGGGAATGTGGTGCAGCTGGACCGCTGGGACCTCCGTGCTGAGCCCAaccccgacgcggggcccgaggAGCGTGATGAGGGCGCCACTGACCGG CTGCCCCTGGATGTCTTCAACAACTACTTCAGCCTGGGCTTCGATGCCCATGTCACCCTGGAGTTTCATGAGTCTCGAG AGGCCAACCCGGAGAAATTCAACAGCCGCTTTCGGAATAAGATGTTCTACGCCGGG ACAGCCTTCTCCGACTTCCTGATGGGCAGCTCTAAGGACTTGGCCAAGCACATCCGAGTGGTG TGTGATGGAACTGACCTGACCCCCAAGATTCAGGACCTGAAACCCCAGTGCATTGTTTTCCTGAATATCcccag GTACTGCGCAGGCACCATGCCCTGGGGCCACCCTGGGGAGCaccatgactttgagccccagcGGCATGATGATGGCTACCTCGAGGTCATTGGCTTTACCATGACGTCCCTG GCAGCGCTGCAGGTGGGCGGGCACGGCGAGCGGCTGACACAGTGCCGTGAGGTGGTGCTCACCACGTCCAAGGCCATCCCGGTGCAGGTGGATGGTGAGCCCTGCAAGCTCGCAGCCTCGCGTATTCGCATCGCCTTGCGCAACCAGGCCACCATGGTGCAGAAGGCCAAGCGGCGGAGCACCGCCCCCCTGCATAGCGA CCAGCAGCCCGTGCCCGAGCAGCTACGGATCCGGGTGAGCAGAGTCAGCATGCACGACTACGAGGCCCTGCATTACGATAAGGAGCAGCTCAAGGAGGCCT CCGTGCCGCTGGGCACCGTGGTGGTCCCAGGAGACAGCGACCTAGAGCTCTGCCGGGCCCACATCGAGAGGCTccagcag GAGCATGAAGGTGCTGGAGCCAAGTCCCCCACCTGCCAGATACTGTCCCCCAAGTGGTGCTTCCTGGACG CCACCACTGCCAGCCGCTTCTACAGGATTGACCGGGCCCAG GAACACCTCAACTACGTGACTGAGATCGCACAGGATGAGATTTATATCCTGGACCCCGAGCTGCTGGGGGCATCAGCCCGGCCTGACCTCCCAacccccacttcccctcttcccacctccccgTGCTCACCCACACTCCG GTCACTGCCGGGGGATGCGGCACCCCCTAAAG GTGAAGAGCTGATTGAGGCTGCCAAGAGGAACAACTTCTGTAAG CTCCAGGAGCTGCACCGAGCTGGGGGTGACCTCATGCACCGGGACGAGCAGAGCCGCACACTCCTGCACCATGCCGTCAGCACGGGCAGCAAGGAAGTGGTCCGCTACCTGCTGGACCACG cGCCCCCAGAGATCCTTGATGCTGTGGAGGAGAA TGGGGAGACCTGTCTGCACCAGGCGGCGGCCCTGGGCCAGCGTACCATCTGCCACTACATCGTGGAGGCTGGGGCCTCTCTCATGAAGACAGACCAGCAG GGTGACACCCCGCGGCAGCGGGCCGAGAAGGCTCAGGACACGGAGCTGGCTGCCTACCTGGAGAACCGGCAGCACTACCAGATGATCCAGCGGGAGGACCAAGAGACGGCCGTGTAG